A DNA window from Linepithema humile isolate Giens D197 chromosome 6, Lhum_UNIL_v1.0, whole genome shotgun sequence contains the following coding sequences:
- the LOC105669013 gene encoding PHAF1 protein CG7083: MLELEVVPERSLGCEQWEFILGMHFSQSVSIIQSQVGVIRGVQVLYSDSNPLDVDLVINLPHDGIRLIFDPVVQRLKIIEIYNMKLVKLKYCGLPFNSPEVLPSIEQIEHSFGATHPGVYDSEKQVFVLNFRGLSFYFPIDSKFQPGYAHGLGSLQFPNGTSPLVAKTAIYIGNMPAGGSGEEHGSKTPPPPLPLVCYHNNLYLEKADIIRDKMRTRGLRLHLFTEGSSGTRALLEPKKRCLIKEVLFGDTCEDVLSALGAPSKVFYKAEDKMRIHSPHAHKRDKIRRSDFFYNYFTLGLDILFNAKTQCIKKFVLHTNYPGHYNFNMYHRCEFSLTLPPENNSTESGKLIDVSPSPVTITAYTKWDRVSEQLKASARPVVLNRASSTNTTNPFGCTFCYGIRDAIVEVMANQHIASITLYKTA; encoded by the exons ATGCTGGAACTCGAGGTGGTGCCAGAAAGATCTCTCGGATGCGAGCAATGGGAATTTATTTTAG GTATGCATTTTTCTCAATCGGTATCGATAATACAATCCCAAGTTGGCGTTATAAGAGGAGTACAAGTACTTTATAGCGACAGT AATCCATTGGATGTGGATCTAGTTATAAATTTACCACACGATGGTATTCGGCTTATATTCGATCCTGTTGTACAAAGGCTgaagataattgaaatttacaatatgaaattagtaaaattgaaatattgtgGCTTGCCGTTCAATTCGCCGGAGGTATTACCTTCTATCGAACAGATAGAACATTCATTTGGCGCAACTCATCCTGGTGTTTATGACAGTGAAAAGCAG gTATTTGTACTAAATTTTCGAGGATTGTCATTTTACTTTCCAATCGATTCAAAATTCCAACCTGGATACGCTCATGGATTAGGCTCATTGCAATTTCCAAACGGGACTTCTCCTTTAGTCGCGAAAACAGCGATTTACATTGGAAACATGCCAGCCGGTGGTAGCGGCGAAGAACATGGATCAAAAACACCACCGCCACCTTTGCCACTT gttTGTTATCATAATAACTTGTACTTGGAAAAAGCTGATATTATTCGAGACAAGATGCGCACTCGAGGACTTAGATTACATCTTTTCACTGAAGGAAGCTCTGGAACAAGAGCATTATTGGAGCCAAAAAAACGATGTTTGATTAAAGAG GTATTATTTGGCGATACTTGCGAAGATGTTTTAAGTGCGCTTGGTGCGCCGtctaaagtattttataaagctGAGGATAAAATGCGTATTCATAGTCCACACGCGCACAAACGGGACAAGATAAGACGATCAgactttttctataattatttcactttaGGTTTG GATATCTTGTTTAATGCGAAAActcaatgtataaaaaaatttgtacttcACACAAATTATCCAGGACACTACAACTTCAATATGTATCACCGTTGTGAATTTTCTTTGACTTTGCCACCTGAAAATAATTCTACGGAGTCGGGAAAGTTAATCGACGTATCTCCTTCTCCAGTTACA ATCACTGCCTATACAAAATGGGATAGAGTGAGCGAACAATTGAAGGCGAGTGCACGTCCCGTGGTATTAAATCGTGCATCTTCAACGAATACAACTAACCCGTTTGGTTGTACATTTTGCTACGGTATACGAGATGCGATTGTTGAAGTTATGGCTAATCAACATATCGCAAGCATTACTTTGTATAAAACGGCGTGA